In the genome of Zonotrichia albicollis isolate bZonAlb1 chromosome 7, bZonAlb1.hap1, whole genome shotgun sequence, the window GAATTAAAGAATGAAGAGATGGACAAAGACCAGACAGATCCTGAAATAAACTGCAATCAGACACATTTGTTATGTTAGAAATACAGTACAAGATTACCTGGTGTGatttgcacagcagcactgcagctgactgtgctgcagggctgtatGCAGCAGTAGGTCTTGGTCCATGTGACTTTACTCAAACTATTTAATCACATTGGAAGTGTGACATATTCTTTCAGTGCCAGAGTTGCTGTGCAAAGGCAATATTGAATTTCACAACATAGTTCATTTCCAGGCAATCCAGTAAATTAATGTTTAATGAACATATGGGTTTTTATCATAAAGAATATTTCTAAGGAATACAAGTTCTTTGATTCAGCTTCTTCTTTAAtgatttatttttgtaataCTGAAGTGGAAGGAAATTAACTTTTCACCATTCTCAGGTCTTTATTACAGCAAAGAATCTCTTGGACACAAGGTGCATCCAACATTCAGACCTACTAAACATTTTTTGGGCCAAACAAACGGATTAGGCCAACTTTGCTTTTTCCTCACTAACAGCTCTAACATCCTGTGCTACATTTCACTTCCGTCCTTTCTTATATTCCTCTTAGACCCAAATTCTCTAGATGGTGctcttgcttttccaggcccattAGGACAGGTGGGCTCTACCTTGTTTCCTGCTGACTGCATTAACAGTGCTCAACTGGTTCCTCCTGCAACACTTCTTTCAAACCTGTGGGGGAAAAGTCAATGTGATAAAACAGCAAATGATCACAGTAGAGGATGAGTGGCCTTACAGAACGAATTCTGGCTTTTCTGCAAGCTTCAGAGCCTCGTGCATGCCCGCGGCCGAGAGTTTGCGGTTGATGTTCCTGtatctgcactgcagcaggtTGCGATAGGTTGTCCTCAGGTCCCGGTTGAAGAAGGCATAGATAAAAGGGTTAATGAGGGAGTTTGCATAGCCCAGCCACAGAAATGTTCTCTCCACCCAGAGGGGGATGCAGCTGCACGCTGTACCACAGATGAAGGGCCTTGCAGttgagaggaggaaaaagggcagCCAGCAGATTGTGAAAGCCCCAACAATAATCCCAAGGGTGGTGGCAGCTTTCTGTTCTCTTTTAAAGATGGAAATGTTTTTCTTGTCGTGCTTTAGGAGTCGTGAAAAATTAGTACATTCTTCAGATTCCTTGTGCAGTTTTACAAGTCCATTCACAGAAATCCCTTCCATTTCTTCCAGACGGGGAAAACCAGAAAACTTGTGCTTAGCAGCACTCCTCCTGGCAGCTTTATAGATCTGATAGTACATGAAAAGCATCACTGACATTGGGATGTAAAATGCAACTGCTGTGGAGTAAATGGTGTAGCCAAAGTCTTGACTGATGAGGCAAACCTTTTCGTCATTGACGTTCTGGGCCCAGCCGAAGAGCGGGGGAATGGTGATAGAGGCAGACAACAGCCAGACACACAGGATCATCTTGGCCATGCACTTCCCATTCTGCCTTACAGGGTATGTGAGGGGCCTTGTGATTCCCAGGTACCTGGAAGGATAACACAGAGTTACTACAGAGGGAAGGGGCTAACCGTTAAAAGTTATTCACTTACTCTGCACTAGACCAAAATCTTGGGATAAGTTTTCCATTTCATAATTTTCAATCCTCTCTTTGCACGTACTTCCAACTTGTAATTCATATGTCTTTCATGTTAAAATTTATAATGCTAGTATTCTATATAAGAGGTCTTTTATTCCAGAAGGAAATCTCCCATTGGCCTTAACAGGTTGTGATTTCTATGAATTTGTTCAATCTTCATGCACATAAAGCATATTTTGGCTTTTAAGGAAATTATGAAacctaaattttattttgttaccTTAAGAAATCTTGGAGTTTAGGATAATGTTTACTCCCCAAAGTCTATCACTTTTTGTATTGAGTAGATGGTTATAACAAGCAAGCATTCATCTTCACTCTTCTTATCTATCCAACAATCAGGAAGAGCCCTGCCACTAAGCTGAGATGATGAGCTGGCTTTCTTTCCTTCATATTTCAGGAACAACAAACTGCAAACTTATACCAAGATTAGATTATTTCAGTACTAAGATAATTCTTTTTATCATCTCTTaattagaaagaaaatacatttattcAATGTCCAAGGTTTGACTGAACAAAGTAAAAATCTGTCCCAGTTCAAGAAGacctggggaagaaaacacaatttTACAGACAAGAAAAATGCTTATAATGGGTcagttcttcacagaaaaaaaaattaggtctGTTGAAAACTTTAAAACTTTTATATTTCCTAATTCGGGGTATTTTAAACTAAGTATCTTCTTCTAATTACAAAAGTAGTACTATTGCTCTACACAGCAGGGTAAGAATATCCTAAGTTTGAATTTACTTTCAACTATAGAAAGTTTCTGTATTTCCTCTCTGACAATGGGAATTTTCTGTTAGATGGAATCACATTCCCTTATTTAGACATAAGATTTTTAGTTTCAGTTTTGGATTCTGCTGAACTGGAACTTACCTATCAGTTACTGTTAGCTTCCCAAATTGTTTGTTTCACTTCCTCCAAAACGATTTAGAGAAAATCAGTATGATTTGTCTTGTTACTTGTAAAAGAAATTCTTTCAAATCAAGTTCCTGAATAATGTTTTGGTTTCAAGAGCTACCAGTGTTTATTCATGTAGTGAAAGTTCTGGAGTGTTACAAAGAACTATACAAGAACTATAACAAtgtgatttaaaatatttttgaggaGCATGTTTTCTCAGTCTATTCACCCAGCAGAACAAACATGAGATTTGCCTGGCTCTGTGGAATGCATTGTTGATTTTACTGCAGTGCAGTAGATCAGGCCCAGTGCCCTGCTTTATACAAGCACTCGGGTAAGCTAGAGTTATGGAAGTAAAAGAAACATCATTTATTGATCTGTCCTGATGGGTATCAACAATCCTGTTCAGCCATGTCATTGGCTTTATATTGCTATTGTGACAAGTGTTACACGAAGGACAGACTGGTTCATTGTGCCCTGTTCTTGACAGGATGCACAAGTAAATTACAGCAGGTCAGTGTTTTGCCAGTGAATCTGTGCCTGGAGGGGCCATGGACTAAGAATTCTTGTTGGAATTGTCTAGGATCAGAGCAGTGCAATCCTTGGACTGTGATGCTAAAAAGGGCTGCTTCTTGTGCCCCTCACCATCAGCATTAGAACAGAGCCActggcccagcagccatgggcTTCATGCAGAGACCATGGAGATTTCTGATTTATAGCACCATGGCCAAAACCATTCTCACTCCCAAGGAGCCAAGGGTGCTCCAAGATACAGAAGAGAGGAATCAGTGCAGTGAAACTTCAGTTTAACTAATTAAAGTATACATCACACTGCTTACATTAGTGAACTGCAGCAAGTGTGAGCTCTCAGCTGCAGACTTTCAGGGACAAGAGTGGCCTACCCTTAAAATTTGTCTAAGAATAGCCCACTTTAGGTACAAAACAACTAAATACATCCTTTGTGCACAAAGACTTCTTGTCATTTACAATGCATTGTTTTCCAAAAAATCCTTATCTGCCTTCCTGAAGTATGTACTCCTACAGTTATTACCTAACTGGTCACTAAAAATAACACTTTTAGGGTGAAGTTTATTTTGTAGCTAAAAACATTAAGCTGGATTTCTGTAAAAATCAGATCTGTGGGCTGCATATTCTGAGTGCCTACTGATGCATTCTCATGCACCAGAATATAACAAAAAGAATTCATGAAAGCATAAGTATACTGAACAGAATGAAAATTCATTAGTTTTGCCCTGGCATCACTTTTTTTGGAGTGTATCTTTTCTTCAGAAATGctatttgaaattaaaataccTTAATTAGCATAAAAATACACCAGCATTGCTTCTGCCTTATTCATTTTGCTAAATGTAGTATGATGGGGGGAAAGAAGTCAGCATGCATAAATGAAGGAATGTTATCTTTTAATCTCCCTATATGAAATCCATTACCCTTGAAAACTCATTTGCAATGTCAAAATAATGTAAATCACTACTGTTGTCTAATACACTAGAGAGTGTTCAGGGCTTAATAGATTCATGAACTTCAAAAATATTGTGTCAAATTCAGTGGGAAAATATGCTTTTTAGTGCTTAATCTTAAACTAGTACTTTAATAACAAATATTAAGGTAAATCAGCTGAACTTAACATATTCAAGTATAAGTAAGACCTTGAGGTTTTATTACTGGGAAAGAATTAAGTCAGAGTCCCTAAAAAGCCCCATTTAATGTGTCTTAGCTATCCCCCACATGAAAGAAGTGTCTCAGATTTGTTATTCTGAGATTTGCTTCTTTCACATGCCACAGATGTTCATCTTGATCTTGGTGGAGAAGAAACTGTGCCTGGGTTCTCACTTTTAAAAGAAGGGCAATGCTATTTTGTATTCTTCCTGCTCTGAATTTCTTGACTCAATGGTTCTGCCAGACAGGGCATCTCTCCATGTTACACCCAGCACAGTGAGCTCTGTATCTGGGTTACTCCCCAAAGGCAGATGAATGGCCTTTATTTCTTCTAAATTGGTCATGGCATTTTCCATTCAGCCCTGCCTGATGCTGCAAGCAGAACTCTGaagtgcaggatgctgctccagccctgcaagaGGCACAGCATGCACAGCAGTCACGTTCTGCTGCCACTCCAAGGATGCTGGGTGagtggaaaacactgagaaGGAAGAATATGGCACTGCTGTCCAATGGATACAGCAAAAAAGGATGATGTAATGCTTTTCTACTGCATCACATATGTGGAAAACAGACCCTTGCTTGGAGAGCTCAAAGGAAACAGCAGAGACCAAAAAGATGGCAAATGGTGAAGGGCAGAGTAAACCTTCTTGTTAAATGTATGTGTATTAACACATGAGcacatccctgctctgtgttgGTTTCTCATGACTTCTTCAGAGTCTCTTCTTCCCCACTGGGGGTTTGGCTGCAGTCCCATTCAGGTGTGAGGCATACAcagtgtgcccagctctgggcaggaaAAATTACCCCATCCTCTTTCTGGAGCTCTGGTCAGACCTGGGAGGGGGTAAAGAATTCCCTCCTTTCACCGGCCATTGTACACAATTGCCATTTGCCATACACAGTGAACACCAACAATGGAAAAGGTGAATGAACAAATCGTTTCCCGTTGCTTCACAAAAATCTGATTGCCTGTGACATAGAATTCTTCCCCAGCATCGCTAAATGGTTAGCATTTAATGACAATAAATTGTCATAAACAATTTAATGTAAAACCATTATAACTATATAGGTCTGCTCCTGAGACGATTCAGATTTTGGGCTTTTCCATTCTGGCTTTTCAGTTATCAATCCATTACAATGGACCACAGAGAATAGTTTTTTATCCTACAGGGCTAAAAAAATTCCTATGATCACATAGACAGATGGGTCTAGTCCTCACACCTTTTGAAATACCCAGAAAAGAACCTGAGGCTTAACAGCTACATTGACttaaacaataaaaagaaattagtaACAGGATGGTCCCATTTGTTACCATGTGTCCTGAATCTTTCTTTCCTAGCTCCATTATATGGCTGAAAGATAAAGAGTAAAAGGACTTGCCTGTCACTGTGAGTGAAGTCATAGAGCAATAGAAAACTGTACAGTTAaaagaatttaaataattttgaagaTTTCTGCCAATTCAATAATAAATTGAATGCATTTGTACACACATGTAATTCCTCTGTTTCTGGTCTCCACGTACTTTAAAGGcagataagattacattctagtTAGTAGCCCACATTTATGTCTTGGAATTCACTGTCTTGATCTAACAGATTCCAGAATCAAATTAGATCTTTCACTGTCTGACCATGCTTTTATGAAGCAGATTGGATTGCAATGAAATAAGACTAGAAACATAATACTGGAAATGATATAGATGTGTATTACAGCTATTTCTGCCAGGAACCACAAGATGTTTTGTTATCACTTTCCATTTGATTAGGAGTTGTGCTTAATATGAGGTTCTGTCAGTTCTCCTATTGTTGTATTTTAAGAGGCATAAAACTGCTTTATTCCAAAGACACAGCAATATTTCCTCCtttgctgctctgtttctctAGCACAGAAGCTTTCTGTCTTCAATATGTATCTCCATGCAGGATGTCTTTGCAAACCCATATCCATAGAATCCCATCCTGTATTTCACCTGCAATAATAACTTACTCTGAAGAATTGTGCTGATCTACTGGTTTATCTTCATTGGCTATGATTCTCTCATCATCTTTCATAATCTTTTTCTATTTGGTTCAGCTCAACATTAAAAAACTCTTCacaagaacaggaaaaaaatgccatTCCTAAAATCTATCCATCTTTGAAAAATATTCTCTCTAGTATAGTAATACATCTAGgtaacttttttcctttccttcaaaTGTAAATGTAACAAGCTGAAACAAATACCAAATCTATTCTTTCTGTTATGGCTGTGtcaaaacacccagcaaatactgttttcttttcaattatGTGTTTACACAATGCAAGAGTTGCCTTGTCCCTCAGACttccttttaaataaaacaaggTATACAAACATACAAACTGATCAGGGAAATACTATACCCAACACACACTTCAGTAATTGAGACAGAAATGAAAGAACAGAAACATAGAAAGGCCTGAATGGGGGACATGAGCACTGCAGTGCACAGCTATGGCGCTATAATGTGACAATTACCTCATTAATTATTGTACAAGAGTACTTTACCTTTCTGCAATACAGACTGGCCTCATAATCACATCATGATCACTGTCAGTTTATTTCCTGGGAAGAGGAGGATATTTCAGAGGCAGTAAAACACTTTTCTCCTTAGCAGAAATGCTCAAAATTACTAATTTCCATGCATATATGAAACCCTTCAGAACATGAATTGGGTCACTTTAAAGCCTAAACAAAACATCATGCAATGGTAGAGTGAGACAGCAGAACTAACCAAATCAAAACACTACTCAGTGGAGAGAAAAACACTTTGATTAGTTCTATGTTCTATTTAGTTAAATGTTGCATCTTTCCTATGTTGTGAATTAGCACAGTTTATAAAAGTCTTGGCACTGTGGTCAGTTTCCACATCTTAATTGCTAGAAATCCTAGAAAGCTCTGCTTCATCCTTCTCAGCTGATGGtgaaaaaacaaatacaaaagaTCTTAAATTTATGTTTTGATACCTATTCTTCCAGATGCTTATGCTTCACATTTCATAAAATTTCAATATTATTATAATTGCAATGGTCATGTGTTCATTTTGCTATTTGAAAACATGAGAATGAaacatttgttttgctttcagtAAGGTTAACACTTTACAttattcctctttttcttcttaattcccctttttcttctcccttcttacgttcttcttctttttcttgttaAGGTTGACACTTCAAATTATTCccctttttcttcttaatttctttctaatgaaatgtgttttcttAAGTTCTTTTTATAATAGGATGACCTTCATTTCCACTGTTATAGTGGGCACATATTTAATTTATTCTACGTAGTAAATGTTCTgacttgatttttctttttctcaaaaTCATTGTAGGGGGTTATTTTTGATGAATTCAAAAAGTGTAGGCTTTCTTGGCAGTGGGGGAGGATTAAGTCAATCAAAATTAAATAACTTCATTCTAAAGGAATGTAATTTGCATAGTAGAAGGTTGCTTTCTCCTCTCATACATTTTAgtttctctgtgctttcctggGCTTTCTTCCTTTCATATTGAATAACTTTACAGCTCCATATTTTTCTTAGTTATTTTAGCTCATTTTTCATACTTTTATTTCACTCATTTTTATTTCACCTTCTTGCTCTCTTATTCCTCTTTCTCTGTTAGCTCTGTATTTTTCCCTCTTCATTTTTGCCTACTAATCTTGGACATCCACCCCATGGGTAGGGGGATGCCTTCTGCTCTCTTTCTAAGAAATACACAACACCCATACTGCCAGAATCTGTGTAACATCTTTCCATTCAACTTCTATTACCTTACTTGTAACTCTGAAACCATATTACTCTTTCTTTTCAGACCTTGGCAAATTTCTTTCACCTGCCCTCACCCTTAGCCCTTCGTTCTCACCCTGCATGCCTGTCAAAGCATTTATCACCTGTCACATCTTGTTCTCAGCTCCATGACAAACCAGTTCTTTAGCCTTTCATTTTCCACTGCAAATTATACATTGCTTGGAAAAGTCCCAAAATGCAGTTCCTGGTGTTTACCTTGCAGCACTGCCTGAATGCTAGATAATATGTATTTCCTACCCAATATTTTGCAATTACTCTTGTAAATAGTCTAAATTATAGACTAAATGCTTTTATTAACTCTCTTTGAAGAAAATTGTACCtgtgtatttttccttttcttccatcACCAGTGACATTAATGTAGGAGATATAAGGAAGGAGGTGGATTTCAGCCTGTTTAATCCTTCACCAGCCTCCTAGAAACCAGATACATTTGAAAACTGGAAAGGTTTTGGACACAAATTATTAAGAATTAAGTTCCATTCTGTAATGGAAGACTTACtatttttatatgttttaaaaaagtCTGAACTCCAGCTTTGTGGGTTTCATCATCACTTGTTTCCTGTATACAAGTGTGGTTTGCTTGCTGAGTGCAACAGGATTAATTATATACAGAGCTCAAAAGGGCTTTTCACCCCACTTCTTGATAGATAATCTGTAACACTTCAAAAGCTCTGCAAATCCAGGCAAGTCACACAATGGAAGAATCATTTTTCTTTACACTGGTCAACAATGTGGAAGGATgagggaaaataaataatttcatgcTTCTCTGAAAGAAAATGCGTGACTGTGTCAGGGACATACTACTCACTTCTGccttttcacacacacacaccctcccAGATCTGCAAGCTCCTTTATTTAACacagatatatttatttttgtggAAGAAGTGAGAAGAGAGTCAAaatgtttttgg includes:
- the HTR7 gene encoding 5-hydroxytryptamine receptor 7 isoform X2 — its product is MVLALNGSHLSGNPLRPLALEEPRALGGGRMIAGSWPPRSLAKLGPSPPPSALPTASPLPANDSQCGEQILSYGSAEKVLIGAVLCLITLLTIAGNCLVVISVCFVKKLRQPSNYLIVSLALADLSVALAVMPFVSVTDLIGGEWIFGRLFCNVFIAMDVMCCTASIMTLCVISIDRYLGITRPLTYPVRQNGKCMAKMILCVWLLSASITIPPLFGWAQNVNDEKVCLISQDFGYTIYSTAVAFYIPMSVMLFMYYQIYKAARRSAAKHKFSGFPRLEEMEGISVNGLVKLHKESEECTNFSRLLKHDKKNISIFKREQKAATTLGIIVGAFTICWLPFFLLSTARPFICGTACSCIPLWVERTFLWLGYANSLINPFIYAFFNRDLRTTYRNLLQCRYRNINRKLSAAGMHEALKLAEKPEFVL
- the HTR7 gene encoding 5-hydroxytryptamine receptor 7 isoform X1, with amino-acid sequence MVLALNGSHLSGNPLRPLALEEPRALGGGRMIAGSWPPRSLAKLGPSPPPSALPTASPLPANDSQCGEQILSYGSAEKVLIGAVLCLITLLTIAGNCLVVISVCFVKKLRQPSNYLIVSLALADLSVALAVMPFVSVTDLIGGEWIFGRLFCNVFIAMDVMCCTASIMTLCVISIDRYLGITRPLTYPVRQNGKCMAKMILCVWLLSASITIPPLFGWAQNVNDEKVCLISQDFGYTIYSTAVAFYIPMSVMLFMYYQIYKAARRSAAKHKFSGFPRLEEMEGISVNGLVKLHKESEECTNFSRLLKHDKKNISIFKREQKAATTLGIIVGAFTICWLPFFLLSTARPFICGTACSCIPLWVERTFLWLGYANSLINPFIYAFFNRDLRTTYRNLLQCRYRNINRKLSAAGMHEALKLAEKPEFVLRSSDFSREKES